In Stigmatopora argus isolate UIUO_Sarg chromosome 10, RoL_Sarg_1.0, whole genome shotgun sequence, the following proteins share a genomic window:
- the srsf7a gene encoding serine and arginine rich splicing factor 7a, producing MSYYSSSRSSSRATDCKVYVGDLGNGAAKGELERAFSYYGPLRTVWVARNPPGFAFVEFEDPRDAEDAVKGMDGKLLCGSRVRVEMSTGMSRKGRGRPSRRQFDPNDRCYQCGDRGHYAYDCYRFSKRGGRRSRSRSRSRSRSRSRSRGRRYRSRTHSRSRSRSRSHRRSPSYSRRRSRSGSPARSKSARSKSRTPVRSRSRSRSRSRSAPRGRSASRSRSRSPSTNHKRASRSRSASQNRSPTPAAT from the exons ATGTCCTATTATTCTTCATCCCGAAGTTCATCCCGGGCCACCGACTGTAAGGTGTACGTTGGCGACTTGGGCAATGGCGCTGCCAAGGGGGAGTTGGAGCGAGCCTTCAGCTACTATGGCCCGCTAAGGACCGTCTGGGTGGCCCGGAACCCGCCAGGTTTTGCCTTTGTTGAGTTTGAAGACCCAAGAGACGCAGAGGATGCTGTGAAAGGCATGGATGGAAA GCTTCTGTGTGGGTCTCGTGTCCGTGTAGAGATGTCGACAGGCATGTCCAGGAAGGGCCGCGGACGCCCCAGCCGACGCCAGTTTGACCCGAACGATCGCTGCTACCAATGCGGAGATCGCGGCCACTACGCCTACGATTGCTATCGTTTCAGCAAGCGGGGAGGTCGTCGCAGCAG GTCTCGGTCCCGGTCTCGTTCACGTTCCAGATCTCGATCCCGCGGCCGGCGCTACAGATCCCGTACTCATTCCCGCAGCCGAAGCCGCAGCAG GAGCCATCGTCGTTCTCCGTCTTACTCCAGGCGTAGGAGCAG GTCTGGCTCTCCAGCTCGTTCCAAGTCAGCTCGTTCCAAGTCTAGAACTCCAGTGAGAAG TCGCTCCAGGTCCCGATCTCGGTCCAGGTCCGCGCCGAGAGGACGCTCCGCCTCGCGCTCCCGCTCCCGATCCCCGTCGACTAATCACAAGAGGGCCAG TCGTTCCCGCTCCGCAAGTCAAAACCGAAGTCCAACTCCAGCTGCCACCTGA
- the LOC144083751 gene encoding heterogeneous nuclear ribonucleoprotein L-like isoform X1, translated as MATATNRYYSEDGRATKRQKTDGMSTGYEDPHKTLPSAVVHVRGLVDGVTESDLTDSLQEFGAISYVVLMPKKRQALVEYEDINGSTTAVTYAADNQVYIASHPAFINFSTSQKISRPGDSDDSRSVNNVLLLTIMNPIYPITTEVLYTICNNCGPVHRVVIFRKNGVQAMVEFDSVQSAQRAKASLNGADIYSGCCTLKIEYAKPTRLNVFKNDQDTWDYTNPNLGGPDDTSSNPNKRQRQPALLGDHPPDYGETPAPTKNGVWIRDTPFHFPPPTAGSYHGYEESYASSPYESRRMAPPMRGRGGGRNYGPSYGAPPPPPGEYGAHADSPVVMVYGLEAAKMNPDRVFNIFCLYGNVLRVKFMKSKPGAAMVEMGDCYAVDRAITHLNNNFLFGQKLNVCVSKQQAIVPGQFYELGDGSSSFKDFQGSRNNRFTSPEQAAKNRIQHPSNVLHFFNAQPDVSAEIFSQVCDDFGVKSPDNVKMFSGKSGAPTSDRSASGLLEWDSINDAMEALALINHFQMKNATGPYPYTLKLCFSTVQHSNN; from the exons ATGGCAACTGCAACAAACCGATATTACAGCGAAGACGGCAGAGCAACCAAAAGACAGAAAACCGACGGAATGTCCACA GGCTATGAAGACCCCCACAAAACCCTTCCATCCGCAGTGGTACATGTCCGAGGATTGGTGGATGGCGTTACGGAGTCAGACCTAACGGATTCCCTGCAGGAGTTTGGAGCCATCAG CTACGTAGTGTTGATGCCCAAGAAGCGGCAAGCCCTGGTGGAGTACGAGGACATCAACGGCTCCACCACGGCCGTGACCTACGCCGCCGACAACCAAGTGTACATCGCTAGCCACCCAGCCTTCATCAACTTCTCCACCAGCCAGAAGATTTCCAGGCCGGGCGACTCGGACGACTCGAGGAGTGTCAACAACGTCCTTCTGCTCACCATCATGAACCCCATCTACCCCATCACCACG GAGGTCCTCTACACAATTTGCAACAATTGCGGACCTGTCCACAGAGTTGTCATCTTTAGGAAGAACGGCGTGCAGGCGATGGTGGA ATTTGACTCGGTTCAAAGCGCCCAGCGAGCCAAAGCTTCTCTCAACGGAGCCGACATCTACTCCGGATGCTGCACTCTGAAAATTGAATACGCCAAG CCCACTCGTTTGAACGTGTTCAAGAACGACCAGGACACTTGGGACTACACGAATCCCAATCTGGGTGGCCCAG ACGACACGAGCAGCAACCCCAACAAGCGTCAGCGTCAGCCAGCCCTGCTGGGCGACCACCCCCCAGATTACGGTGAGACCCCGGCGCCTACTAAAAATGGCGTCTGGATCCGAGACACGCCGTTTCATTTCCCTCCTCCGACAGCTGGCAGTTACCACGGCTACGAGGAGAGCTACGCCTCCTCGCCCTACGAGAGTCGCCGCATGGCACCGCCGATGAGGGGGCGTGGTGGCGGGAGAAATTACGGGCCCAGCTACGGCGCCCCGCCGCCTCCCCCGGGCGAGTACGGCGCCCACGCAGACTCGCCGGTGGTCATGGTGTACGGACTGGAGGCGGCTAAGATGAACCCAGACCGCGTCTTCAACATCTTCTGTCTCTACGGCAACGTGCTGCGG GTGAAGTTCATGAAGAGCAAGCCGGGCGCTGCCATGGTGGAGATGGGCGACTGCTACGCCGTAGACCGTGCCATCACTCACCTCAACAACAACTTCCTGTTTGGACAGAAGCTCAACGTGTG CGTGTCCAAGCAGCAGGCCATCGTGCCGGGCCAGTTCTATGAGCTCGGGGACGGCTCCAGCAGTTTCAAGGACTTCCAGGGCTCCAGGAACAACCGCTTCACGTCGCCCGAACAGGCGGCCAAGAACCGCATCCAGCACCCCAGCAACGTGCTGCACTTCTTCAACGCGCAGCCCGACGTCTCGGCCGAAATCTTCTCccag GTCTGCGACGACTTCGGCGTCAAGAGTCCCGACAACGTCAAAATGTTCTCGGGCAAAA GTGGCGCCCCGACAAGTGACCGCAGCGCTTCGGGCCTGCTGGAGTGGGATTCCATCAACGACGCCATGGAGGCCCTGGCCTTGATTAACCACTTCCAGATGAAAAACGCAA CCGGTCCGTACCCGTACACCCTCAAGCTCTGCTTCTCTACTGTTCAACACAGCAACAACTAA
- the LOC144083751 gene encoding heterogeneous nuclear ribonucleoprotein L-like isoform X2 has product MATATNRYYSEDGRATKRQKTDGMSTGYEDPHKTLPSAVVHVRGLVDGVTESDLTDSLQEFGAISYVVLMPKKRQALVEYEDINGSTTAVTYAADNQVYIASHPAFINFSTSQKISRPGDSDDSRSVNNVLLLTIMNPIYPITTEVLYTICNNCGPVHRVVIFRKNGVQAMVEFDSVQSAQRAKASLNGADIYSGCCTLKIEYAKPTRLNVFKNDQDTWDYTNPNLGGPDDTSSNPNKRQRQPALLGDHPPDYAGSYHGYEESYASSPYESRRMAPPMRGRGGGRNYGPSYGAPPPPPGEYGAHADSPVVMVYGLEAAKMNPDRVFNIFCLYGNVLRVKFMKSKPGAAMVEMGDCYAVDRAITHLNNNFLFGQKLNVCVSKQQAIVPGQFYELGDGSSSFKDFQGSRNNRFTSPEQAAKNRIQHPSNVLHFFNAQPDVSAEIFSQVCDDFGVKSPDNVKMFSGKSGAPTSDRSASGLLEWDSINDAMEALALINHFQMKNATGPYPYTLKLCFSTVQHSNN; this is encoded by the exons ATGGCAACTGCAACAAACCGATATTACAGCGAAGACGGCAGAGCAACCAAAAGACAGAAAACCGACGGAATGTCCACA GGCTATGAAGACCCCCACAAAACCCTTCCATCCGCAGTGGTACATGTCCGAGGATTGGTGGATGGCGTTACGGAGTCAGACCTAACGGATTCCCTGCAGGAGTTTGGAGCCATCAG CTACGTAGTGTTGATGCCCAAGAAGCGGCAAGCCCTGGTGGAGTACGAGGACATCAACGGCTCCACCACGGCCGTGACCTACGCCGCCGACAACCAAGTGTACATCGCTAGCCACCCAGCCTTCATCAACTTCTCCACCAGCCAGAAGATTTCCAGGCCGGGCGACTCGGACGACTCGAGGAGTGTCAACAACGTCCTTCTGCTCACCATCATGAACCCCATCTACCCCATCACCACG GAGGTCCTCTACACAATTTGCAACAATTGCGGACCTGTCCACAGAGTTGTCATCTTTAGGAAGAACGGCGTGCAGGCGATGGTGGA ATTTGACTCGGTTCAAAGCGCCCAGCGAGCCAAAGCTTCTCTCAACGGAGCCGACATCTACTCCGGATGCTGCACTCTGAAAATTGAATACGCCAAG CCCACTCGTTTGAACGTGTTCAAGAACGACCAGGACACTTGGGACTACACGAATCCCAATCTGGGTGGCCCAG ACGACACGAGCAGCAACCCCAACAAGCGTCAGCGTCAGCCAGCCCTGCTGGGCGACCACCCCCCAGATTACG CTGGCAGTTACCACGGCTACGAGGAGAGCTACGCCTCCTCGCCCTACGAGAGTCGCCGCATGGCACCGCCGATGAGGGGGCGTGGTGGCGGGAGAAATTACGGGCCCAGCTACGGCGCCCCGCCGCCTCCCCCGGGCGAGTACGGCGCCCACGCAGACTCGCCGGTGGTCATGGTGTACGGACTGGAGGCGGCTAAGATGAACCCAGACCGCGTCTTCAACATCTTCTGTCTCTACGGCAACGTGCTGCGG GTGAAGTTCATGAAGAGCAAGCCGGGCGCTGCCATGGTGGAGATGGGCGACTGCTACGCCGTAGACCGTGCCATCACTCACCTCAACAACAACTTCCTGTTTGGACAGAAGCTCAACGTGTG CGTGTCCAAGCAGCAGGCCATCGTGCCGGGCCAGTTCTATGAGCTCGGGGACGGCTCCAGCAGTTTCAAGGACTTCCAGGGCTCCAGGAACAACCGCTTCACGTCGCCCGAACAGGCGGCCAAGAACCGCATCCAGCACCCCAGCAACGTGCTGCACTTCTTCAACGCGCAGCCCGACGTCTCGGCCGAAATCTTCTCccag GTCTGCGACGACTTCGGCGTCAAGAGTCCCGACAACGTCAAAATGTTCTCGGGCAAAA GTGGCGCCCCGACAAGTGACCGCAGCGCTTCGGGCCTGCTGGAGTGGGATTCCATCAACGACGCCATGGAGGCCCTGGCCTTGATTAACCACTTCCAGATGAAAAACGCAA CCGGTCCGTACCCGTACACCCTCAAGCTCTGCTTCTCTACTGTTCAACACAGCAACAACTAA